CACTCATAACTTTCAGGGAACACAGCTCATAAGGTTTCTATAAGAATACTAAAAGATTCTATAATAATACTAAAAGTTACTATAATAATACTAAAAGTTCCTATAATAATACTAAAACTTTCTATAATAATACTAAAAGATTCTACAATAATACTAAAAGTTTCTATAATAATACTAAACATTACTCTTCAAGGACTTCCAGGATTTTCCTGATTTTTTCGTTTTGTATGGAATATAATCTCTTTTTGCCTTCTTTTCTTACTTTAATTATCCCCCAGTCCTGTAGTTTTGCAAGGTGCATTGAGGTATTGGATTGAGTCTTACCAATAATTTCTGGAATTTCACATGCGCATATTTCACCTTTATTACCGTGTTTATTTTCCCCACATTTGCACTCAGATTCAATTAGAGCCTTGATGATTCTATACCTTGTATCTTCGCTAAGAGCCTTGAAAATTTGTAAGTTTTTTTCATTAATCATATCAAGATACATTGAATGTGAAAGATATATACTTTTCTAAAGCCAGGAATTAATACTGAATTGAATTATCCTGATGAATTTCCACGGTCTTAATTGCTTATTAATCCTTATCTCTGCCCTTGCTATTCTTGGTCCCTCACTTAGAAATTACAATATAATTGTCAACCTTGAAAGCGGCTAATATCGTAGTTTCGATCGAACATCATGAAAAGCCACATAGGCCTATTTTTTCTATCTTGAAGTTTGTATTTTTTGAAATCGTTATCATTTTATATCATATCGATAGACATAAATATCAACAATTCATGATATATCTTATAGATCTCTAATGGAGATGTTCTTAGATGGGCAAACTTGGAAAAAATTTGCTTGGAAAATTGGTTGGAAGCGACAAAAGTTGCTGTTGCTGCGGCCCTTCTATCGTAAGTGTAAAAAAAATAAAAGTTGACAACAAAGATATGGAAATTGCCGGATTAGATGAAGAATTCGAAAAATATTTTTCTGCAGGCAAGACACCTGAAAATATAGATATAGAAGAACTTATCCGAACCCTTACAAAAATAAATGAAATACCCGAAGAAGGACTGGATAAGTTAAAAGTCGCAGTACTTGAGGAGTACGAGACATACTGGCAGGGGAAAAGAAAATAATCATATCTACGTGTGTGAATATGTAGTGTTGCCATTTACTAAAAGATTTTGTCGTGAGTCGATGGAAATGAATCCCGTATGCTCAATTTGTGGAAAAGAGGAAGATTCGTTACTCAGAGCCAATCACAGGGACTTAGGAAATATAAAGATGTGTGTGAAGTGCTGATCAAAAGAACAGTGTAAAAACATGCTACTTCCTATAGGAAGTGGAGGCAGCTGCTGCAGGTAAATTCATGAAAGCTGAAAGAAAATCAGATGTGAACAAAAGAAAGCGTGAAGTGGAAATTGGAAGATTGGAACGTTTTATTTTTGACAGAGATCAGTTAGAGGTAAGAACGCAAAAGCTCAGTTCTCTGGTAAATGGGCTGGATGAAGAAGCACTATACTCAGAAGCCAGGATTTTTAAAGCCCTTGCAGATCCCAATCGCCTCAAAATTGTAAAACTATTAAAAGA
This window of the Methanosarcina mazei S-6 genome carries:
- a CDS encoding ArsR/SmtB family transcription factor; this encodes MINEKNLQIFKALSEDTRYRIIKALIESECKCGENKHGNKGEICACEIPEIIGKTQSNTSMHLAKLQDWGIIKVRKEGKKRLYSIQNEKIRKILEVLEE
- a CDS encoding ArsR/SmtB family transcription factor encodes the protein MKAERKSDVNKRKREVEIGRLERFIFDRDQLEVRTQKLSSLVNGLDEEALYSEARIFKALADPNRLKIVKLLKEGELCACELTIALSSSQSTVSHHLSVLKSAGLVKERKEGKWSYFRLSEGAVIEILNQAKLLHER